The Fodinibius saliphilus genomic interval GTCATATTGTGCATATATTCGTTCACTTGCTGCAATAACATGATCAAAAGTAGTTTGATAACCGGTAGCACCGATAATCCCAAAGGGCAACTCCATCTGTATATGTCCGCCGAAGAGTTTCTGACCTAAATTATCTTCTTTACGAAATTCATTGGCCGTTCTTTTATACCCGTCTGTTCCCGGATATCGGGTTGTATCTTCACTTATCACACTGGCACTTCGCCGCCGATTCGAATAAAAGCCCGTAAGCTGCAACTTGCCACCATATGTGACAGCTCCACCCCGGTAAAAATTTGTTTCCTGGGCCGAAGTATAAGGCTTGATTCCGCGACCATTTCTATTTACCGCCCCAATAACATCACTGCCCTTACCAAAAGCGGCCCCGCTCCATAGTACTAGCCCCTGCCCAAAGGCAAGGCTGTAATCTCCCCCCACCAGCATCTGCAGATTCCCATTGTCCTCTAGTGCAATATGCCAACTCCGATGATCAAACTTCACCGGACTTTCCAGCTGTTCTCCTGGATCCTTTTCCTGGGTTAAATTCAGTGAAATATGATCACTTTGATAGCCGAATCGCTGGTAATATTTGATGCGTGTTCCCACATATCCTCCCTCATCAGGGTGCTTTTTATAGCCTTCTGCTTCTTGGATATCCTGTTGATAACGGGAAAATGCCTGAAAACGTCCATCAGCAGTCCAATACCGATAATCCGTAAAAAGGGTCTTACTTAACTCCAATCCCCGACCCGGAGTTACATAGGGGCGCACCTTCTCAAGGGTTACCCGACCAATCCCGGAAACTTCCTGCAGCTCATTAACCGTCTCGAAAGGTTTAACAGAAGAACGGTAATCGATGATAGCGCGAGCCGTTTTAAAATTTAAGCCGGGCACCTGTAATAGGGCATTAATACGGGCAGTATTTAAATTTACAGGATTCGCTGCAAGCTCTTGTAATAGTTGCGTTAACTGTTCAGCATCTTCCCCAGAATTTTCAGGATCAAAAACCTCCAGTGCTTCTTCAAGGTCATCTTGCACGTCCGATTGAGTAGAATCTTGCTGCTGGGCCAACATAACCGAAGGCGCCAATAACAGGACTGCGACTATATAGTAGAAGCTTCGTTTCATCACCAAGTAATTTTAAAATCCAAAGCCGGACTATAACCCAACACCTGGTTTTCGTGACGTTGCACAGCAATATTCGTACTCCAAAAAGATCCTTTATAACCAATACCTGCTGAAAAAGTTTGTGGTGAGGTGGTTATCCCGGCACGTCCTGTCAACCCACCAATAATAGCGACCTCTATCCCGCCCCGATATGAGATAGGAAATTGTACATCTTTATATACATCAGCGGAAAACAAGGCTACTTCTGAGAGGTAGTATGATAGGCCTATACTGAGGTCCCGGGGCAACTTTTCATTATTACGTGAACCATAAGATGGGTGGTTGACATTGGTGGCTTTGGCACCTATCCATAGGTTTGAAGCAATGGGCGTAGCCACGCCAACATCAACACCTATTGCTCCAGCCGATCCATTGTCAATATCTTGTGCAACATGGCTATAGTTTAGGATAACACCATAGTGAAATCCCATAAACTCATTTTTATACCCCAGGCGAAGCCTATTTTCATTAAACAGATCAAAGCCATAGCGATGAGCCGCCGCCCCAATTACCCCAAGTTGGGTAGGATAAGTTACCGAAACGGCCATATCTGTAATCTCGGAAAATCCGAAGTAACGCACGCCAAAAAAAGAGGCTGTCGGTTTCTCAGCAGACATCATGGCCGGATTGGCAAACATCGACCAGCTCGTTTCTTGCAATGCTGTTGACGCCTGTCCCATCGCCAGTTCCCGGGCACCAATTACGGCTTGTGCTTTTAATTGCTTACCATAACTTTGTATAAATAGGAAGCAGATAAAAGCGATTAGTATATTTTTACTGTTGAATATTTTCAGCTTTTGTATCATTACAGATTACCACTTACCATATGTTTCTTAACTAAGATCTTTAAAATGAGTATTTATCGGCTATTTTTCCTATTAAAAAAATATTATCTGCTTGTCTTTATTTTATTTCTACCCTGTATTGGTCATGCTCAGGAAATTAATGCCGAAGTATCCATAGATCGAAGTCAGCTCAGCAGTACTTCTCTGAACTACCTAAATGATCTTCCCAACAAAATCGAGGTTTATATTAATGAGTATAACTGGATAGATGCCGAGTTTAAGGAGCAAGAACGTATCGGTGTTAATATTCAAATCACCCTGCTCAGCGTGGACAGCGACTTTAACTTTGAAGCTCAAGTTATTATTCAATCCCGACGTCCTATTTATAATACGACTCAGAAAACAGCGCTCTTTATTTTTAATGACAGTAATTGGGAATTTAATTATAGGCCCAACAGTACTTTTATTCATGACGAACTACAATTCGATCGCCTAACCAGCCTGTTGGACTTCTATATGTATACCGTTTTGGGATACGATTTTGATTCTTTCCAAAAATTAAGCGGCACCCCCTACTTTACCCAGGCACAAGATATCGCCTCTTTGGCTCAAAGTGCCTCTGCTAGTGGTTGGTCACGCAGCAGTAACAATCGGCGAAATCGGGTTCAGCTTATTCACAGCCTACTCAGCGCAAACTATGAATCTTTTCGCGAGGCCATATACCAATATCATCGAAAAGGACTCGATATTTTTATTGACAATCCAGAAAAAGCTCGGCAAAATGTGTTAGATGCCCTGGAAAAAATCAGGGAATCTCAAAGAAGAACCTCAACAAGCCTGGCTTTTGATACATTCTTTAATGCCAAATACCGAGAGATTGTCTCTATCTTCGAAGATGCTGCTCCCTCTGTACGACTCGAGGCCTACAATTTACTCTCTGATATTGACCAGGGCCATCTCGGTGAATACCAAAAATTGCAATAATCCGGATAATTCAGGAAAAATACTTTGTTCTGAACAAGGCGAAGTAGAAATGGCGACAGAAGAACACTGTTGTACCCAGAGTAAGCCATCCACACTTCAACGCCATACAAAACTAATTTTTGCAGTCTTCTGACAAACACTCAAATGCCAGCTACAACCAATTTTCCATATATAAGGTAATATCAAACACGTACCGCATATTGTATCATATTTCGTGGATAATTTGGGCCAAGCAAAACATAAGAGACTTTTTACTCTCTTTTTAATACATTAAGACAAAACTTTTTCAGGTGAACATGTGATTAAAACCAATACTATACTCACTACTGAACATTTAAGCTCAGGTTTTGTATATTCCTCGCCTGATGATTTGAAACTTTTCCCATTATAACTGAAAATATTTTCATCGCATGAAATTTTACGTTTGTATTAAACAGGTTCCCGATGTAGATGCACCCATCCAGATTAAGGATGGCGAACTTATCCAAGATACCGACCGTATGGTGCTGAATGCCTACGATGCTTCGGCTGTTGAAGAGGCACTGGTACTCAAAGAAGAACACGGTGGCGAAGTCGAAGTGGTACTCGTTGGCCCCGAAAAAGCCCAGGAAACTATTCGAAAAGCACTGGCAATGGGCGCCGATAAGGCCACACACATTGCTACCAATGGCGACACAGATTATGACTCTGCCACCTATGCCAACATTTTAGCTACCTTCTTTTCTGATAAGGAATACGATGTTATTTCATGCGGTAAGCAATCGCAAGATACCGATGCCGGGCTGGCAGGAAGTATGCTGGCAGAACACCTGGACCTGCCTTATACAACGAATGCTGTAGGTCTTGAAGCAGAAGAAAATACGCTCGTAGTTAAGCGTCAAGGTGATGCCGGACAAGAGATCATCGGATTGCCTACGCCCTGCCTGGTAACGTGCTCTAACGACATGAATGAGCCCCGTATCCCTAGTCTTAAAGGAATTATGCAATCAAAGCGTAAGCCGGTAGAAAGTATTGACGTTGGCGATCTGGATATAGATGAATCCAAATTGCAACCTAAAACAAAGGTTACCGGACATATGGAAAAACCCGAGCGTGAGCCCGGGCAAAAGTTTGAGGGCGAAGCTGAAGAGCTTGCTCAAAAAGTTGCTACCCTTCTTGATGAAGAAGAAAACGTAATTTAATGAACAGCGACCAGTGAGCGCTAGCTTGTTACTCATCAGTCGTTTACCAAGAATTTAGAACGCTAAATAATTTCCTATAATGAGTACTCTTTTAACCCATATTGCCATCAGCGACGGAAAGATCAAACGTTCTTCGCTGGAAGTTTTATCTCACATGCGTCAACTTGCTGAAGCGAACGGACATACTGCTGAAGCGGTCATTATTGATGCCGAGGCCTCTAACTATGTTGATGAAGTTAAAAAGTATGGCCCCTCCACGATATATACCGTGGAAGACCCTATCTTTGAAAATCATATGAATACCCCGCTCCTTAAAGCGTTAAGTAAAGTGATGGATGAGGCAGATCCCTATATTGTTGGATTTGGATCTACCGAAAGTACGAAAGATATTTTAGGTGCCTTGGCAGCCAATCAAGATGCGGCTGTACTTTCAGATGTCTCAGAATTTGAGCTCACCGATGCGGGTATTAAAGCCAAACGTCCCGTAATGGCAGCTAAAATATTGTCTGATAATATTGCTGAAGGAGATACCATTTTAGTATCTGTACGTTCCGGTTCATATGATCTGGATGAAGCTGATGCTGAGGCGAATATTGTGGATATTGATTTCAGTATTGACGACAGTGACGTTCAGGCAACCCTACGTGAAATTATTGGTGCTTCCGGCGATAAGATCGATCTTGCTGAAGCCGAAACGATTGTAGCGGCCGGACGTGGTGCCAAAGATGAAGAAGGACAAGACCTTATTAATGAATTGGCTGCTGTTCTTAATGCCGGTATCGGGGCTTCTCGTGCACTTACAGAAGCAGGAATAATGGACCCCAGCCTGCAAATTGGACAAACCGGGAAAGTTGTTTCCCCACAGCTCTATATTGCTGTCGGTATTTCAGGAGCAATCCAGCACGTTGCGGGGATGACCAATAGTAAAGTTATTGTTGCTATCAATAAAGACCCTGATGCCCCAATCTTTGATATTGCCGATTATGGCATTGTTGGAGACCTTTATAAAGTACTTCCTCCATTTATTGAGGAACTTAAAAAAATTAAGGGCTAACGTAACTGGGCAAATATTTCACAAGAAAAGAGTTGCACGCCCAACCAAAAGAGCGCAACTCTTAAATAAGGCTTTGCGAAGCCTAGCTTGTCATTTTGAAAAAAAATTCAGAATAGCAAGATGGTGATAGTGTTGTAAAGCCCTCTTAACGTATGTTTTATCTAACAACATATAAGATACTATGATGGACGAAAAGTTTGATTGTATTATTGTGGGTGCCGGTATTGCAGGCTTAGCAGC includes:
- a CDS encoding ComEA family DNA-binding protein — protein: MKRSFYYIVAVLLLAPSVMLAQQQDSTQSDVQDDLEEALEVFDPENSGEDAEQLTQLLQELAANPVNLNTARINALLQVPGLNFKTARAIIDYRSSVKPFETVNELQEVSGIGRVTLEKVRPYVTPGRGLELSKTLFTDYRYWTADGRFQAFSRYQQDIQEAEGYKKHPDEGGYVGTRIKYYQRFGYQSDHISLNLTQEKDPGEQLESPVKFDHRSWHIALEDNGNLQMLVGGDYSLAFGQGLVLWSGAAFGKGSDVIGAVNRNGRGIKPYTSAQETNFYRGGAVTYGGKLQLTGFYSNRRRSASVISEDTTRYPGTDGYKRTANEFRKEDNLGQKLFGGHIQMELPFGIIGATGYQTTFDHVIAASERIYAQYDFEGRSNSAFGVDYTFLLGSALVFGEAARSENGGLGYITGIESEIGKDTEMTLAYRHYQKDFQSILGNGFGEISGQPKNEQGIYLGLQHAIGENITLFAYMDQFRFPGARFGTNQPTQGYEWLGKANVEMSSDLNFYLQFRSEIEDDEFEITDRYGRKQRKLGSSRRSTYRAHLEYRVNPKVRLRSRGELVQSKKAGESLERGYLIYQDIRLQLRENLQLDARISMFDTESFSSRVYQFENDLLYVFASQALFDRGQRMYALLNYEPFEYLELWAKFGVTVYENKQVVGSGLNQIEGDTRSEIGIQARISF
- a CDS encoding DUF4835 family protein, whose translation is MSIYRLFFLLKKYYLLVFILFLPCIGHAQEINAEVSIDRSQLSSTSLNYLNDLPNKIEVYINEYNWIDAEFKEQERIGVNIQITLLSVDSDFNFEAQVIIQSRRPIYNTTQKTALFIFNDSNWEFNYRPNSTFIHDELQFDRLTSLLDFYMYTVLGYDFDSFQKLSGTPYFTQAQDIASLAQSASASGWSRSSNNRRNRVQLIHSLLSANYESFREAIYQYHRKGLDIFIDNPEKARQNVLDALEKIRESQRRTSTSLAFDTFFNAKYREIVSIFEDAAPSVRLEAYNLLSDIDQGHLGEYQKLQ
- a CDS encoding electron transfer flavoprotein subunit beta/FixA family protein; amino-acid sequence: MKFYVCIKQVPDVDAPIQIKDGELIQDTDRMVLNAYDASAVEEALVLKEEHGGEVEVVLVGPEKAQETIRKALAMGADKATHIATNGDTDYDSATYANILATFFSDKEYDVISCGKQSQDTDAGLAGSMLAEHLDLPYTTNAVGLEAEENTLVVKRQGDAGQEIIGLPTPCLVTCSNDMNEPRIPSLKGIMQSKRKPVESIDVGDLDIDESKLQPKTKVTGHMEKPEREPGQKFEGEAEELAQKVATLLDEEENVI
- a CDS encoding electron transfer flavoprotein subunit alpha/FixB family protein, which produces MSTLLTHIAISDGKIKRSSLEVLSHMRQLAEANGHTAEAVIIDAEASNYVDEVKKYGPSTIYTVEDPIFENHMNTPLLKALSKVMDEADPYIVGFGSTESTKDILGALAANQDAAVLSDVSEFELTDAGIKAKRPVMAAKILSDNIAEGDTILVSVRSGSYDLDEADAEANIVDIDFSIDDSDVQATLREIIGASGDKIDLAEAETIVAAGRGAKDEEGQDLINELAAVLNAGIGASRALTEAGIMDPSLQIGQTGKVVSPQLYIAVGISGAIQHVAGMTNSKVIVAINKDPDAPIFDIADYGIVGDLYKVLPPFIEELKKIKG